In the genome of Vicia villosa cultivar HV-30 ecotype Madison, WI linkage group LG7, Vvil1.0, whole genome shotgun sequence, one region contains:
- the LOC131617602 gene encoding cucumisin-like codes for MDSRFSFSLLPFIVTLTSLLINSSSQDDLKTYIVYTGYMKDEVSALVHYKNMLHQASDSQEPKALLHHYKPSFGGFVAKLTKAEAERMEGLDGVVAVFPNKKRHLLTTKSWDFIGFPMNVKRESYEFDVIIGIIDSGIWPGSESFNDKGFGPPPKKWKGVCQIYNFTCNNKLIGARYYDVLNDNAMLSPIDVYGHGTHVASTAAGNPIEHASVFGLGEGTSRGAVPSARIAIYKVCGISTCYSKSILEAFDDAVADGVDIISVSIGGETENQFKIFNDELSLGSFHAMTHGILTVFAGGNDGPKPASLSNFSPWSIIVGAGTLNRKFVTKVKLGNNKVYEGISVNTFDLLGKMYPIVYSGDVPNKEAHLNGDESRFCTSNSLDAKLAKRKIVLCEGGSKGALEALRVGVIGVLTQGESFRDVADSYPLAASYLHSKDASRIHKYINSVRTPIATIFKSDELENTLAPVVASFSSRGPNLVTPDILKPDLIAPGVYIMASWSPISLEGRNSGFNIVSGTSMACPHISGAAGYIKSFHPTWSPAAIRSALMTTAKQLSAINNQDAEFAYGAGQIDPLKALNPGLIYDAGKMDYIRFICQLGYNKSVIKQLTENSRSCSNISYISARDLNYPSFALKASNPHNIRGTFERTVTNIGSPTSTYRAFLSVPNGLIISVKPDVLSFTSIGERQTYIFTIDGSIKEPISSASLIWDDGEHQVRSPIVVYDQRAEKVRKAPYFNVRAVVIIAVVFVIILIFIFILVKYRHWCLTALYQFYLSRRASPQRSQGVELQPINVVNPQLTM; via the exons ATGGACAGCCGATTTTCGTTCAGTCTCCTGCCTTTCATTGTTACTCTTACTTCCCTCTTGATAAACTCATCTTCCCAAGATGATTTGAAG ACTTACATAGTATATACGGGGTATATGAAAGATGAAGTTTCGGCATTGGTCCATTACAAAAACATGCTACACCAAGCTTCTGATAG TCAAGAGCCAAAAGCTTTACTACATCATTACAAACCTAGCTTTGGAGGGTTTGTTGCAAAACTAACCAAGGCAGAAGCAGAAAGAATGGAAG GATTGGATGGAGTTGTGGCTGTATTTCCCAATAAAAAGAGACATCTCCTTACAACAAAATCCTGGGATTTTATCGGTTTTCCAATGAATGTGAAGAGAGAATCATATGAAttcgatgttatcattggaatAATAGATTCTGGAATTTGGCCAGGATCCGAGAGTTTTAATGATAAAGGCTTCGGACCACCTCCAAAGAAATGGAAGGGTGTTTGTCAAATCTATAACTTCACTTGCAACAA taaGTTAATTGGGGCTAGATATTATGATGTTCTGAATGATAATGCAATGCTCTCTCCCATTGACGTTTACGGTCATGGAACGCATGTAGCATCTACCGCAGCTGGAAATCCTATCGAACATGCAAGTGTGTTTGGCTTAGGAGAAGGAACATCTAGAGGTGCGGTTCCATCAGCCCGAATTGCTATATATAAGGTATGTGGAATTTCAACGTGCTACtcaaagagtattcttgaagcaTTCGATGATGCGGTAGCAGATGGAGTTGACATAATATCAGTGTCCATTGGTGGAGAAACAGAAAATCAATTTAAGATTTTTAATGATGAATTGTCGCTTGGATCCTTTCATGCAATGACACATGGAATTTTAACTGTATTTGCTGGAGGAAACGATGGCCCAAAACCTGCTTCATTATCGAATTTTTCACCATGGTCTATTATTGTGGGAGCTGGAACTTTAAATAGGAAATTTGTAACCAAGGTGAAATTAGGAAACAACAAGGTTTATGAG GGAATCTCCGTGAATACATTTGACCTCTTGGGAAAAATGTATCCTATTGTCTACAGTGGAGATGTTCCAAATAAAGAAGCTCACTTAAATGGCGATGAATCCAG GTTTTGTACTAGCAATTCCCTTGATGCTAAGTTGGCGAAAAGAAAAATTGTCCTATGCGAAGGCGGCAGCAAAGGAGCCTTAGAGGCATTAAGAGTTGGTGTTATTGGTGTTTTGACGCAAGGGGAAAGTTTTAGAGATGTTGCTGACTCTTACCCTTTAGCTGCAAGTTACCTTCATTCAAAAGATGCCTCTAGGATACACAAGTACATAAATTCTGTGAG AACTCCTATAGCAACAATATTTAAATCGGATGAATTAGAAAATACTTTAGCACCTGTTGTTGCATCCTTTTCATCGAGAGGTCCAAATCTAGTTACCCCTGATATTCTTaag CCGGACCTAATTGCTCCCGGTGTATATATCATGGCTAGTTGGTCTCCAATTTCTCTCGAAGGAAGAAATTCTGGATTTAACATTGTGTCCGGAACATCAATGGCATGTCCACATATATCCGGTGCAGCAGGATACATCAAATCCTTCCATCCTACTTGGTCACCTGCTGCTATCCGATCAGCACTGATGACAACAG CCAAACAATTGAGTGCGATAAATAATCAAGATGCTGAATTTGCTTACGGAGCAGGTCAAATTGATCCACTGAAAGCTTTAAATCCCGGCTTAATATATGATGCTGGAAAAATGGACTACATAAGATTCATATGTCAACTAGGCTACAATAAGTCCGTTATAAAACAACTCACTGAAAATTCAAGGAGTTGTTCCAATATATCATATATATCTGCCCGGGATTTAAATTATCCATCGTTTGCTTTAAAAGCATCAAATCCGCACAACATCAGAGGGACCTTCGAACGAACGGTAACAAATATTGGATCACCAACATCCACATATAGAGCATTTCTTTCGGTTCCTAATGGACTAATCATCTCGGTAAAGCCCGATGTTTTGTCTTTCACTTCAATAGGAGAAAGGCAAACATACATTTTTACAATAGATGGGTCGATTAAAGAACCCATTAGTTCCGCTTCTCTAATTTGGGATGATGGTGAACATCAAGTGAGGAGCCCCATAGTCGTTTATGATCAACGAGCCGAAAAAGTTAGAAAAGCTCCATATTTTAATGTTCGTGCTGTTGTTATTATAGCTGTTGTCTTTGTAATTATAttgattttcattttcattttagtTAAGTATAGGCACTGGTGTTTAACAGCTTTGTATCAATTTTATTTGTCCCGTAGGGCGAGCCCACAGCGTAGTCAGGGGGTTGAACTGCAACCCATCAACGTTGTAAATCCACAATTAACAATGTAa